A section of the Candidatus Dojkabacteria bacterium genome encodes:
- the radA gene encoding DNA repair protein RadA, with translation MKKDIYVCTECGAESLGWTGKCQACGAWGTLTPFSESESEGSGRLTADATKSTKAGARKATVKSVADVDLSTDIRTSSGFSEFDLVLGGGFVSASAVLLSGEPGIGKSTLALASLLSQKGGGYYVTAEESLTQVAKRIERIAGKKLPEDVKLVEGRSVEEIISKIKPKTGQLVVWDSLQALSSDESTGIPGGVSQSRIVCSKIVQATREKGIISVIVGQVTKDGFTAGPKLVEHMVDAVLYLESLPNSTVRVLRAAKNRFGSTMEVGLLEMKESGFSDIDNTFNIFAAVGENTAGSVMASILEGSRVLAVEVQGLVVESVYQMPRRMAHGITKQRLEIIVAVLSKVLRLPLGKYDIFVNIAGGLFVKEPYIDLATAVAIISSLKGKIIPKDAIFSGEISLSGIVRAPDMLSKRVNAMKKIGYKKFYTSAYADIKVTKGSTKSPAGVIGLKNLKELLRAGA, from the coding sequence ATGAAAAAAGATATCTACGTTTGCACAGAATGCGGAGCCGAAAGTCTTGGATGGACAGGCAAATGCCAAGCGTGTGGTGCATGGGGTACATTGACTCCATTTTCCGAGAGTGAAAGTGAAGGCAGTGGCCGGCTTACGGCCGATGCTACCAAAAGTACAAAGGCTGGCGCCCGCAAGGCTACAGTAAAAAGTGTTGCTGACGTTGACTTGTCTACCGATATTAGAACCTCAAGTGGATTTTCCGAATTTGATCTTGTTTTGGGTGGAGGATTTGTATCGGCATCTGCAGTGCTTTTAAGCGGTGAGCCGGGTATTGGTAAATCTACGCTTGCACTAGCCAGTTTGCTTTCTCAAAAGGGTGGCGGGTATTATGTTACGGCAGAGGAAAGTCTTACCCAGGTTGCCAAACGGATAGAACGAATTGCCGGTAAAAAATTACCCGAGGACGTAAAGCTTGTTGAAGGGCGCAGCGTTGAAGAAATCATTTCAAAAATTAAACCCAAGACCGGTCAACTGGTTGTATGGGACTCACTTCAGGCACTATCGTCCGACGAGTCTACAGGTATACCCGGTGGGGTAAGCCAATCTCGGATTGTGTGCAGTAAAATTGTGCAAGCCACAAGGGAAAAGGGTATTATTTCGGTAATTGTTGGGCAGGTTACTAAAGACGGTTTTACTGCTGGGCCCAAACTTGTCGAACATATGGTTGATGCTGTTTTATATCTGGAATCTCTTCCCAATAGTACCGTGCGTGTGCTTAGGGCAGCCAAAAACAGGTTTGGTTCAACTATGGAAGTTGGTCTTTTAGAAATGAAAGAATCAGGCTTTTCCGATATCGATAATACATTTAACATTTTTGCTGCAGTTGGTGAGAATACCGCAGGTAGTGTTATGGCCTCAATTCTTGAAGGTAGCAGGGTTTTGGCTGTTGAAGTGCAAGGGTTGGTGGTTGAATCCGTTTATCAAATGCCACGTAGAATGGCCCATGGAATAACTAAACAGCGGCTTGAAATCATTGTGGCCGTGCTTTCAAAAGTGCTTAGACTTCCGCTTGGTAAGTACGATATTTTTGTAAATATTGCCGGCGGGCTCTTTGTTAAAGAGCCTTATATTGACCTTGCTACTGCCGTTGCTATTATTTCATCGCTTAAGGGGAAGATTATTCCAAAAGATGCGATTTTTTCAGGGGAGATTTCGCTTAGCGGAATTGTGCGTGCTCCCGACATGCTTTCAAAGCGGGTTAATGCTATGAAAAAAATAGGTTATAAAAAGTTTTATACTTCTGCTTATGCAGACATTAAAGTTACCAAGGGTTCGACTAAATCTCCTGCCGGTGTTATCGGGCTTAAGAATCTGAAGGAGCTTTTAAGGGCGGGAGCGTAG